The Oryzias melastigma strain HK-1 linkage group LG13, ASM292280v2, whole genome shotgun sequence genome window below encodes:
- the oafa gene encoding out at first protein homolog, protein MLASRSAAACARTLARLCALALIVAAGLGSELRVRVRLSDGHLTEEVLEADSEKDLISLEFKQGDGTLITFMADFKQDVKIFRALILGELERGQNQYQALCFVSRLNRNEIIPSESMARLRQKNPQAIRLAEERRGLEQLTVSVAVNLSRAWQLSPHIHNMCSEAREAIYTREADVKYWLDKGVDGTVFEALPQTTELPSLQACHSTKDLWQPCVCTYSLRLEWYPCLLKYCRTRDATGKGSTYKCGIKSCSKGYYFTYYVPQKQLCLWNEET, encoded by the exons ATGTTGGCGAGCCGCTCCGCCGCGGCTTGTGCTCGGACGCTGGCCCGTCTCTGCGCCCTGGCGCTGATCGTCGCCGCGGGACTCGGCTCGGAGCTGAGGGTTCGGGTCCGGCTCTCTGACGGGCATCTGACCGAGGAGGTCCTGGAGGCGGATAGCGAGAAAGACTTGATATCTCTGGAGTTCAAACAAGGGGACGGGACACTCATCACCTTCATGGCGGACTTTAAACAG GATGTGAAAATATTTAGGGCACTGATCCTGGGTGAACTGGAAAGAGGGCAAAACCAATACCAAGCCCTGTGCTTCGTCTCTCGCCTCAACCGCAATGAGATCATTCCCAGCGAGTCCATGGCTCGTCTCAGACAG AAAAATCCTCAGGCTATCCGCTTGGCAGAGGAGCGTAGGGGACTGGAGCAGCTGACGGTGAGCGTTGCTGTTAATCTTAGTCGAGCCTGGCAGCTCAGTCCTCACATCCACAACATGTGCAGTGAAGCTCGAGAGGCCATTTACACCAGGGAGGCCGATGTCAAATATTGGCTGGACAAAG GAGTGGACGGGACTGTTTTTGAAGCCCTGCCCCAGACAACAGAACTGCCGAGCTTGCAGGCCTGTCATTCCACTAAAGACTTGTGGCAGCCGTGCGTCTGCACATACAGCTTGCGTCTGGAGTGGTACCCGTGTCTGCTGAAGTACTGCCGCACCCGGGACGCCACAGGGAAAGGCTCCACCTACAAGTGCGGCATAAAGAGCTGCAGCAAAGGCTACTATTTCACCTACTACGTTCCCCAAAAACAGCTCTGCCTATGGAATGAGGAGACTTAG
- the tlcd5a gene encoding TLC domain-containing protein 5a isoform X1: protein MLFQCPLENLPVEDKPTRHVSGGTATCSPSRRRSYEWNCRLVTLVHGILAVCITAYIGYVDGPWPFTYPGTKNTPLQISALVLSLGYFIFDMAWCVYFRTEGPVMLAHHTMSILGILLTLWLGESGIESCAVLFGSEITNPLLQARWFLKQTGRYGTWLGDVVDVLFVLLFVTMRIFVGGTMLYCELISPRPRFFIKCGGVAMYALSWVFMVDIVRFATRKRKEWQRQKDGLKESLTANGHEGKRD, encoded by the exons ATGTTATTTCAGTGTCCGCTAGAAAACCTACCTGTGGAGGACAAACCTACTCGGCATGTAAGCGGAGGGACGGCCACATGTTCGCCATCAAG GCGCCGCAGCTACGAGTGGAACTGTCGCCTCGTCACGCTGGTGCACGGCATCCTGGCAGTCTGCATCACAGCGTACATAGGCTACGTGGACGGGCCCTGGCCCTTCACTTATCCAG GCACTAAGAACACCCCTCTACAGATAAGTGCTTTGGTGCTAAGCTTGGGctactttatttttgacatggcCTGGTGCGTGTACTTCCGCACAGAGGGACCTGTTATGCTAGCCCACCACACCATGAGCATCCTGGGAATCCTTCTGACCCTGTGGCTGGGGGAGTCGGGCATCGAGTCCTGCGCCGTCCTCTTTGGCAGCGAGATCACCAACCCCCTCCTGCAGGCACGCTGGTTCCTCAAACAGACGGGCCGCTACGGGACTTGGCTGGGGGACGTCGTGGACGTCCTGTTCGTGCTGCTGTTTGTGACGATGAGAATCTTCGTGGGAGGCACAATGCTGTACTGTGAGCTGATCTCCCCAAGACCGAGATTCTTCATCAAGTGCGGAGGAGTGGCCATGTACGCACTGTCCTGGGTCTTCATGGTGGACATTGTTCGATTCGCCACACGGAAGAGGAAGGAATGGCAGAGACAAAAGGACGGCCTTAAGGAGTCTTTAACAGCCAATGGACACGAAGGAAAGAGGGACTAA
- the tlcd5a gene encoding TLC domain-containing protein 5a isoform X3, translated as MLFQCPLENLPVEDKPTRHVSGGTATCSPSRRRSYEWNCRLVTLVHGILAVCITAYIGYVDGPWPFTYPEGPVMLAHHTMSILGILLTLWLGESGIESCAVLFGSEITNPLLQARWFLKQTGRYGTWLGDVVDVLFVLLFVTMRIFVGGTMLYCELISPRPRFFIKCGGVAMYALSWVFMVDIVRFATRKRKEWQRQKDGLKESLTANGHEGKRD; from the exons ATGTTATTTCAGTGTCCGCTAGAAAACCTACCTGTGGAGGACAAACCTACTCGGCATGTAAGCGGAGGGACGGCCACATGTTCGCCATCAAG GCGCCGCAGCTACGAGTGGAACTGTCGCCTCGTCACGCTGGTGCACGGCATCCTGGCAGTCTGCATCACAGCGTACATAGGCTACGTGGACGGGCCCTGGCCCTTCACTTATCCAG AGGGACCTGTTATGCTAGCCCACCACACCATGAGCATCCTGGGAATCCTTCTGACCCTGTGGCTGGGGGAGTCGGGCATCGAGTCCTGCGCCGTCCTCTTTGGCAGCGAGATCACCAACCCCCTCCTGCAGGCACGCTGGTTCCTCAAACAGACGGGCCGCTACGGGACTTGGCTGGGGGACGTCGTGGACGTCCTGTTCGTGCTGCTGTTTGTGACGATGAGAATCTTCGTGGGAGGCACAATGCTGTACTGTGAGCTGATCTCCCCAAGACCGAGATTCTTCATCAAGTGCGGAGGAGTGGCCATGTACGCACTGTCCTGGGTCTTCATGGTGGACATTGTTCGATTCGCCACACGGAAGAGGAAGGAATGGCAGAGACAAAAGGACGGCCTTAAGGAGTCTTTAACAGCCAATGGACACGAAGGAAAGAGGGACTAA
- the tlcd5a gene encoding TLC domain-containing protein 5a isoform X2, protein MALLVVCALFTLSCWVSFYFILCNINGRRSYEWNCRLVTLVHGILAVCITAYIGYVDGPWPFTYPGTKNTPLQISALVLSLGYFIFDMAWCVYFRTEGPVMLAHHTMSILGILLTLWLGESGIESCAVLFGSEITNPLLQARWFLKQTGRYGTWLGDVVDVLFVLLFVTMRIFVGGTMLYCELISPRPRFFIKCGGVAMYALSWVFMVDIVRFATRKRKEWQRQKDGLKESLTANGHEGKRD, encoded by the exons ATGGCCCTCCTCGTCGTCTGTGCGCTCTTCACCCTGTCCTGCTGGGTGTCCTTTTACTTTATCTTGTGCAACATCAACGGGCGCCGCAGCTACGAGTGGAACTGTCGCCTCGTCACGCTGGTGCACGGCATCCTGGCAGTCTGCATCACAGCGTACATAGGCTACGTGGACGGGCCCTGGCCCTTCACTTATCCAG GCACTAAGAACACCCCTCTACAGATAAGTGCTTTGGTGCTAAGCTTGGGctactttatttttgacatggcCTGGTGCGTGTACTTCCGCACAGAGGGACCTGTTATGCTAGCCCACCACACCATGAGCATCCTGGGAATCCTTCTGACCCTGTGGCTGGGGGAGTCGGGCATCGAGTCCTGCGCCGTCCTCTTTGGCAGCGAGATCACCAACCCCCTCCTGCAGGCACGCTGGTTCCTCAAACAGACGGGCCGCTACGGGACTTGGCTGGGGGACGTCGTGGACGTCCTGTTCGTGCTGCTGTTTGTGACGATGAGAATCTTCGTGGGAGGCACAATGCTGTACTGTGAGCTGATCTCCCCAAGACCGAGATTCTTCATCAAGTGCGGAGGAGTGGCCATGTACGCACTGTCCTGGGTCTTCATGGTGGACATTGTTCGATTCGCCACACGGAAGAGGAAGGAATGGCAGAGACAAAAGGACGGCCTTAAGGAGTCTTTAACAGCCAATGGACACGAAGGAAAGAGGGACTAA
- the tlcd5a gene encoding TLC domain-containing protein 5a isoform X4: MALLVVCALFTLSCWVSFYFILCNINGRRSYEWNCRLVTLVHGILAVCITAYIGYVDGPWPFTYPEGPVMLAHHTMSILGILLTLWLGESGIESCAVLFGSEITNPLLQARWFLKQTGRYGTWLGDVVDVLFVLLFVTMRIFVGGTMLYCELISPRPRFFIKCGGVAMYALSWVFMVDIVRFATRKRKEWQRQKDGLKESLTANGHEGKRD, from the exons ATGGCCCTCCTCGTCGTCTGTGCGCTCTTCACCCTGTCCTGCTGGGTGTCCTTTTACTTTATCTTGTGCAACATCAACGGGCGCCGCAGCTACGAGTGGAACTGTCGCCTCGTCACGCTGGTGCACGGCATCCTGGCAGTCTGCATCACAGCGTACATAGGCTACGTGGACGGGCCCTGGCCCTTCACTTATCCAG AGGGACCTGTTATGCTAGCCCACCACACCATGAGCATCCTGGGAATCCTTCTGACCCTGTGGCTGGGGGAGTCGGGCATCGAGTCCTGCGCCGTCCTCTTTGGCAGCGAGATCACCAACCCCCTCCTGCAGGCACGCTGGTTCCTCAAACAGACGGGCCGCTACGGGACTTGGCTGGGGGACGTCGTGGACGTCCTGTTCGTGCTGCTGTTTGTGACGATGAGAATCTTCGTGGGAGGCACAATGCTGTACTGTGAGCTGATCTCCCCAAGACCGAGATTCTTCATCAAGTGCGGAGGAGTGGCCATGTACGCACTGTCCTGGGTCTTCATGGTGGACATTGTTCGATTCGCCACACGGAAGAGGAAGGAATGGCAGAGACAAAAGGACGGCCTTAAGGAGTCTTTAACAGCCAATGGACACGAAGGAAAGAGGGACTAA